Proteins encoded by one window of Cylindrospermum stagnale PCC 7417:
- a CDS encoding glycosyltransferase family 39 protein has product MANNSLITNRRLSLHYLGFVGAIALGAILRFWHLDLKPLWMDEVITAIFSLGKNYHDLPLDVVFPLNRVQEIFTFQSGVSCEQIAKNLANQSTHPPLFFCGMYSWLSWMSPLGTEWVVKLRSLPAFFGVFAIAGIYAVNRIAFSPTSGIMAALIMAVSPFAVYLSQEARHYTQPMLMITLALLGLMQIQRDIFDHSRIRFWVWLLWAIINSIGLYIHYFFALAFIAEIASLLLLMYWAREKILKPRQIWLALFLSTSGVVLSFVPWLLVTLSHINRSETSWLPSPTLIAPLYQTLMNWVLMVIALPVENQPLPIAVICGLLMVMFALWLCRQVFLGLKLLWLQSSTHLATLTLLSFTIFVLLQFLVIAYLFGKDISVVPRYNFVYYPSFCALLAASLDKSQKSSGKVERNPNRHRPLSSKVKSQKSILIFLLVGMISSIFVVSNLAFQKPFQPEQVAQKMNIEPAVPLMLMVKYNSYQDVALGLSFALALEKIRNYDLKNPVLQNADHLAFLQASPDFYPVIKKLSPQSTSGISQLNLWFVGPGMRQRDYPPQLAFASQTTCTIDPTQHYRIGIPYQLYRCTNVP; this is encoded by the coding sequence ATGGCTAATAATTCATTAATTACAAATCGCCGGCTTTCTCTACATTATCTGGGTTTCGTTGGGGCGATCGCACTAGGTGCAATCTTGCGCTTTTGGCATCTAGATTTAAAACCCCTGTGGATGGATGAGGTGATTACTGCCATTTTCAGCTTGGGTAAAAATTACCATGATTTGCCTTTGGATGTCGTCTTTCCCCTGAACCGCGTGCAGGAGATTTTTACTTTCCAGTCTGGGGTGAGTTGTGAGCAAATTGCCAAAAACCTTGCTAATCAGTCTACTCATCCACCGCTGTTTTTTTGTGGAATGTACAGTTGGTTGAGCTGGATGAGTCCTTTGGGGACAGAGTGGGTGGTCAAATTGCGATCGCTACCAGCTTTTTTTGGTGTATTTGCGATCGCTGGAATTTATGCTGTCAATCGAATTGCCTTTTCTCCTACATCCGGAATCATGGCAGCGTTGATCATGGCAGTTTCTCCCTTTGCTGTTTACCTTTCCCAAGAAGCACGACACTACACCCAACCTATGCTGATGATCACTTTAGCATTATTGGGGCTGATGCAAATTCAGCGGGATATCTTTGATCATTCTCGCATCAGGTTTTGGGTGTGGCTGTTATGGGCAATTATTAATAGTATCGGTCTTTATATTCACTACTTTTTTGCTCTAGCTTTCATCGCCGAAATTGCTTCACTACTTCTGCTAATGTACTGGGCTAGGGAAAAAATTCTCAAGCCACGTCAAATCTGGCTAGCGCTCTTTCTCTCTACCAGTGGCGTTGTTCTTAGCTTTGTGCCCTGGTTGCTAGTAACATTGAGTCATATTAACCGTTCAGAAACCAGTTGGTTACCATCTCCCACTCTCATTGCACCTCTATATCAAACTCTGATGAACTGGGTGCTGATGGTAATTGCTCTCCCCGTAGAAAATCAGCCTCTACCAATTGCCGTAATTTGTGGCTTATTAATGGTAATGTTTGCTCTTTGGTTGTGTAGGCAAGTATTCCTAGGTTTAAAACTGCTGTGGTTACAAAGCTCCACTCATTTAGCGACATTAACGCTTTTAAGTTTTACTATTTTCGTATTGTTGCAATTCTTGGTTATTGCCTATTTATTCGGCAAAGATATTTCTGTCGTTCCCCGCTATAACTTCGTTTACTATCCCAGCTTTTGCGCTTTACTAGCAGCCAGCCTAGATAAAAGTCAAAAGTCGTCTGGGAAAGTTGAGCGGAACCCAAACCGACACCGCCCACTTTCGTCAAAAGTCAAAAGTCAAAAATCTATATTAATTTTTTTACTGGTTGGGATGATCAGTTCTATTTTTGTGGTTTCTAACTTGGCGTTTCAAAAGCCATTTCAGCCTGAGCAAGTAGCCCAAAAGATGAATATAGAACCAGCAGTACCCCTGATGCTAATGGTGAAATATAACAGTTATCAAGATGTAGCATTAGGATTAAGTTTTGCCTTGGCATTAGAAAAGATCAGAAATTATGATCTGAAAAATCCAGTTCTGCAAAACGCCGACCATTTAGCTTTTTTACAGGCATCACCTGATTTTTATCCTGTCATCAAAAAGCTTTCTCCACAGTCTACATCAGGAATATCTCAGTTAAATTTATGGTTTGTGGGGCCGGGAATGAGACAGCGTGACTATCCACCCCAGCTAGCATTTGCTAGTCAAACTACTTGCACCATAGACCCCACACAGCACTATCGCATCGGCATCCCCTATCAGCTTTATCGCTGCACCAATGTTCCGTAA
- a CDS encoding RuBisCO accumulation factor 1, translating to MTDLPPNTQNPENATNDVAQELLVKLRQKQGNWVEWGVAIAYLQKAGYKPQDIFEATGFEPIQQNQVIVGSQVYNSLEKFGASEAARSHYTARGSDVLYELRSLTHEDRATTAELAFIHKLDLEEARDVAKAIKDYSYFPVLPEGFSAHPGDAIAYQTWKLARQYSDLQERSRLIAKGLRFAHTQTARQKIEELLIDFTVTQKRPVPTLPFYRLESEEELPRILPVVGKLPLKPEDLKAVPIVTQLEPFRLVKFTGEQAWVPLPGWQVLLAAEDPVVIIASNDRLPNQIHNQPMPVLVVVDRAQREWDVSSYFVIENTAGELDFQWFETAPEIPLLGKIIVIVRPKKILDEDFTKDAWQIDE from the coding sequence ATGACTGATCTACCACCCAACACCCAAAATCCTGAGAATGCTACTAATGATGTAGCCCAAGAGTTGCTGGTCAAGTTGAGGCAAAAGCAAGGTAACTGGGTGGAATGGGGAGTGGCGATCGCCTATCTGCAAAAAGCCGGTTACAAACCCCAAGACATTTTTGAAGCGACTGGATTTGAGCCAATTCAACAAAATCAGGTGATTGTTGGCTCCCAAGTTTATAATTCTTTAGAAAAGTTTGGTGCATCAGAGGCAGCGCGATCGCACTACACCGCACGCGGCAGTGATGTGTTGTATGAACTACGTTCGCTTACCCATGAAGACCGGGCCACAACGGCTGAACTGGCCTTTATCCACAAACTCGACCTTGAGGAGGCGCGAGATGTGGCCAAAGCAATTAAAGATTACTCTTATTTCCCCGTCTTGCCTGAAGGGTTTTCTGCCCATCCAGGAGATGCGATCGCTTATCAAACTTGGAAACTGGCACGTCAATACTCAGATTTGCAAGAGCGATCGCGCCTCATCGCCAAAGGTTTGCGCTTTGCCCACACGCAAACAGCCAGACAAAAAATCGAAGAACTACTGATTGATTTTACCGTCACTCAGAAGCGTCCGGTGCCAACTTTACCTTTTTACCGCCTAGAGTCAGAAGAAGAATTACCCCGGATTTTGCCTGTGGTGGGTAAGTTGCCATTGAAACCAGAAGACCTAAAAGCTGTACCTATAGTCACACAACTCGAACCATTTCGCCTTGTCAAATTTACTGGCGAACAAGCTTGGGTACCTTTACCTGGTTGGCAAGTGCTGTTGGCGGCTGAAGATCCAGTAGTGATTATCGCCAGTAACGATCGCTTACCGAACCAGATACATAACCAGCCAATGCCAGTCCTGGTAGTAGTAGATCGGGCACAACGAGAATGGGATGTCTCTAGCTATTTTGTCATTGAAAATACCGCTGGTGAATTAGATTTTCAGTGGTTTGAAACTGCGCCAGAAATCCCCCTGCTAGGGAAAATTATTGTGATTGTGCGTCCCAAGAAAATCCTGGATGAAGACTTCACCAAGGATGCCTGGCAGATTGACGAATAA
- a CDS encoding response regulator — protein MDNPSLEFNKIPRQLMTLERPKKLKILVVDDEPDNLDLLYRTFRRDFQVLKADSGINALEVLAAEGEVAVIISDQRMPEMKGTEFLSKTVPQFPDTVRIILTGFTDIEDLVEAINAGQVYKYITKPWDPGELKAVVQRAAETYDLLKQRTEELRRAHAQMGLLTVLVDVTQAASSKDATLAPIARAFSDTFAADGCILQLIEGNTLVGSQGSYSDTGKIENWLAQDPLAKEAIATGKIQVSLNVPKDTKLNSISHYLDHDVQAHVIIPIRYRSEILGVLSLQWKQPCTLREDEIKLIHLSAELVAIALTSSHYHQTTV, from the coding sequence ATGGATAATCCCAGTCTCGAATTTAATAAAATCCCTCGTCAATTGATGACTCTCGAACGACCGAAAAAACTCAAAATCCTTGTAGTTGATGATGAGCCAGATAATCTTGATCTGCTTTATCGCACCTTTCGGCGCGACTTTCAAGTTCTAAAAGCTGATAGCGGCATCAATGCCCTAGAAGTATTGGCAGCAGAAGGGGAAGTAGCAGTGATCATCTCCGATCAGCGGATGCCAGAAATGAAAGGCACTGAATTTCTGAGCAAGACTGTACCTCAGTTTCCCGATACAGTGAGGATAATTCTCACCGGGTTTACTGATATTGAAGACTTGGTGGAAGCAATTAACGCTGGCCAAGTCTACAAATATATCACCAAGCCTTGGGACCCCGGGGAACTGAAGGCAGTGGTGCAAAGAGCAGCCGAAACCTACGACTTGCTTAAGCAACGTACTGAGGAATTACGCCGTGCCCATGCTCAAATGGGGCTGCTGACTGTTTTGGTAGATGTCACCCAAGCAGCATCTAGTAAAGACGCGACTCTCGCACCCATTGCTCGGGCTTTTAGTGATACTTTTGCGGCGGATGGCTGTATTTTACAACTCATAGAGGGAAATACCCTGGTTGGGTCTCAAGGGAGTTACAGCGATACGGGTAAAATAGAGAACTGGCTAGCACAAGACCCTCTAGCGAAGGAAGCGATCGCCACTGGGAAAATACAAGTATCTTTAAATGTACCTAAAGATACTAAATTAAATAGTATTAGTCATTACCTTGATCATGATGTGCAAGCACATGTAATCATCCCCATTCGCTACCGTTCGGAAATTTTGGGGGTATTGTCGCTACAGTGGAAACAGCCCTGCACTTTGCGAGAAGATGAAATCAAGTTAATTCATTTATCAGCAGAACTAGTGGCGATCGCGCTAACGAGTAGTCACTACCATCAAACCACTGTGTAG
- the ubiE gene encoding bifunctional demethylmenaquinone methyltransferase/2-methoxy-6-polyprenyl-1,4-benzoquinol methylase UbiE codes for MTNEIRAIFNRIAPVYDQLNDWLSLGQHRIWKEMAVKWSNAQPGDTCLDLCCGSGDLALRLARRVGLTGQVYGVDFSPNLLETAKERSRWQYPQRAITWVEADVLNLPFGDNQFDAATMGYGLRNVKDIPRSLKELHRVLKPGAKAAILDFHRPSNQQFRDFQQWYLDNFVVPLATNLGVKEEYAYISPSLDRFPIGREQVELARQAGFTSVTHYPIANGMMGVLVVSKF; via the coding sequence ATGACTAACGAAATTCGCGCTATTTTTAACCGTATTGCTCCAGTCTATGACCAATTGAACGATTGGTTGAGTCTGGGACAACACCGAATATGGAAGGAAATGGCAGTAAAATGGAGCAACGCGCAACCAGGCGATACTTGCCTAGATTTGTGTTGCGGTAGTGGAGACTTAGCCCTACGTTTGGCACGGCGTGTCGGATTAACGGGACAAGTATATGGAGTTGACTTTTCCCCAAACCTGTTAGAAACTGCCAAAGAACGCTCACGTTGGCAATACCCCCAAAGAGCTATCACTTGGGTAGAAGCTGACGTGCTAAATTTGCCTTTCGGCGACAACCAATTTGACGCCGCCACAATGGGCTATGGTTTAAGAAACGTTAAGGACATCCCCCGCAGTCTCAAAGAGTTACATCGTGTCCTCAAACCAGGTGCCAAAGCTGCGATTTTAGACTTTCATCGACCCAGTAATCAACAATTTCGCGACTTTCAGCAGTGGTATTTGGACAATTTCGTCGTTCCACTAGCAACTAATTTAGGCGTAAAGGAAGAATATGCTTATATCAGTCCCAGCTTAGATCGTTTTCCCATCGGCAGAGAGCAGGTAGAGTTAGCTCGTCAAGCTGGTTTTACATCTGTCACTCACTACCCCATTGCCAACGGTATGATGGGAGTACTAGTAGTCAGTAAATTTTAA
- a CDS encoding DUF445 domain-containing protein encodes MDWSHVWLYVSAPVLGGIIGYFTNDIAIKMLFRPYRAIYIFGRRIPFTPGLIPRNQERLAKNISDTIMGSLLTPEELQKLARRLLETERVQGAILWLLRLAIEQIKADKNQKSAKIVAGILRDLLGESLPRLLKVLARREDFLEAQINQIFDLVLLEFQLSDEQATRLADWSLEVVLPPDVLRQAVVDFLTDRTIQIIDESFREKTSGTYWVVANLFGLRNTLTRLRTFCLDEKEATNNRLQELSQDLQMRDRLKKILQNLSLQNLPMGTVRQLRKTTRESVRHYLQTSGSDVLQGLTDSVDWENISVLLLERLSNSPVVSASLEVVSQELALILERYLERDLEVIVAQVIPILSIDQVIVDRVKSTSPADLEAAIEGIVKNELQAIVTLGGVLGFVVGLFQTAFLLLSQF; translated from the coding sequence GTGGATTGGTCTCATGTTTGGCTTTATGTATCAGCCCCGGTTCTCGGCGGAATAATTGGCTATTTCACAAACGATATAGCCATAAAAATGTTATTTCGTCCCTACCGGGCAATTTATATCTTTGGACGAAGAATACCCTTTACTCCTGGATTGATTCCCCGCAACCAGGAACGTCTAGCGAAGAATATTTCCGATACGATTATGGGGTCGCTACTGACGCCAGAAGAACTGCAAAAACTGGCGCGACGACTTCTAGAAACAGAACGAGTGCAGGGCGCAATTCTCTGGTTATTGCGGCTGGCAATCGAACAAATTAAAGCTGATAAAAACCAGAAAAGCGCCAAAATTGTGGCGGGAATTTTGCGCGATTTGTTAGGGGAATCTTTGCCACGACTCCTCAAGGTTTTGGCGCGACGAGAAGATTTTCTGGAAGCGCAGATCAATCAAATTTTTGACCTGGTATTACTAGAATTTCAACTGAGTGATGAACAAGCCACGCGGCTGGCAGATTGGTCTTTAGAAGTTGTTTTACCACCGGATGTGCTACGACAGGCGGTAGTTGATTTCTTGACAGATCGCACAATTCAAATTATTGATGAAAGCTTTCGGGAAAAAACTAGCGGTACTTACTGGGTAGTAGCCAATTTATTTGGTTTACGCAATACACTGACGCGGCTACGGACCTTTTGCTTAGATGAAAAAGAAGCGACAAACAACCGCTTGCAGGAATTGAGTCAAGATTTGCAAATGCGCGATCGCCTCAAGAAAATCCTGCAAAATTTATCTTTACAAAACCTGCCAATGGGGACAGTACGCCAACTGCGAAAAACTACCAGGGAAAGCGTCCGCCATTACTTACAAACCAGTGGCAGCGATGTGCTACAAGGCTTAACCGACTCTGTTGACTGGGAAAATATTTCTGTATTGCTTTTGGAACGTCTGAGCAATTCACCTGTTGTCAGCGCTTCCTTAGAAGTTGTTAGTCAGGAGTTGGCGCTAATTTTAGAGCGGTATTTGGAAAGAGATTTAGAAGTGATTGTGGCCCAGGTGATTCCGATTTTGTCGATAGATCAAGTGATTGTTGATCGGGTGAAATCAACTTCACCTGCTGATTTAGAAGCGGCAATTGAGGGAATTGTCAAAAATGAATTGCAGGCAATTGTAACTTTAGGCGGTGTTTTGGGTTTTGTTGTTGGGTTGTTTCAAACAGCATTTTTACTGTTGAGCCAATTTTAA
- a CDS encoding Uma2 family endonuclease, whose product MTALILNLHPSIELTDEQFLQLCQQNRDLRLERTAEGELIIMPPTGWESGNRNGRMTQRLFNWTDADGTGLAFDSSTGFKLPNGADRSPDASWVKRERLVALNPDPAKFLPIAPDFVAELRSATDNLEKLQRKMQEYIDNGVRLGWLIDPQNQRVEIYRPQQEVEILRSPTSLSGEDVLPGFMLDLAQIL is encoded by the coding sequence ATGACTGCTCTAATCCTCAACCTCCACCCCAGCATTGAGTTAACAGATGAACAATTCCTACAACTCTGTCAGCAAAATCGAGATTTGCGCCTAGAACGGACGGCCGAAGGAGAACTAATTATTATGCCACCAACGGGATGGGAAAGTGGAAATCGCAATGGACGAATGACACAGCGCTTGTTTAATTGGACAGATGCTGATGGTACAGGCTTGGCTTTTGACTCTTCTACAGGTTTTAAACTACCCAATGGTGCAGATCGCTCTCCAGATGCATCTTGGGTGAAACGAGAGAGATTAGTAGCCCTCAATCCAGATCCGGCCAAATTTCTCCCAATAGCTCCCGATTTCGTAGCAGAATTGCGCTCTGCTACAGATAATTTGGAAAAACTGCAACGCAAAATGCAGGAGTATATTGACAATGGTGTGCGTTTGGGTTGGCTGATTGATCCTCAAAACCAACGAGTGGAAATATATCGCCCACAGCAAGAAGTTGAGATATTGCGATCGCCTACTAGTTTATCAGGAGAAGACGTACTGCCTGGATTTATGCTGGATTTAGCACAAATTTTGTAA
- a CDS encoding HD family phosphohydrolase → MKTQQFLQSLTQQLRQWRRWYKVLWRNGKLFGSSPSSKTRREKRTRAVLKNIVLYLSTNSGTGGQRKPRQASRSVNSNSGINAIVFGWMHEQRSSVILVLAVASLTGVIGHKLYNQPQLQVGTLAPQTFTAPYTDRIEDQKQTAVQRKAVSQSSIPVLMIDAETNELIEQKLRQLLNDGNEIRAVAGSFPFFDTLVLSISTQRYLRACSNSEWQQLQVAIEKKQKLGFSRPLLRNRESQENSSQSALSTQNNGFTQTVAELEAYRITTSEQNLSSLITQISQARKGYAQAIAKFVKLETLKPETIYESTDFLDLSDEDWGRTRTGIQQSAERILTQGIPYGLPPNILDDAVSLQVQMLVPSDAEPLAVKLLLAVLQPNLKQDQEQTKQRAQQAAAEVPAVFMEVRLGEVIVNKGETITVWKFEVLEHYRLIRRQVNWQGLVGLASFVTTTVGIFVWVERRTKCHLRQRDRLLVLLLTLSTPGVLALGLPYTTWSALGLLLGSFYGPTLSLTVVGLLLLMLPISLEIGKIWLVAGAAGGILSSCVAQRLRSREELALLGVAIALTQGGIYLLLKMFIGEAFGSAWYIVLQEAVFFALSGLAWSVVALGLSPYLEKLFDLVTPIRLAELANPNRSLLKRLATETPGTFQHTLFVATLAEAAAKQLGCNVELVRAGTLYHDIGKMHDPLGFIENQMGGPNKHETEINDPWKSAAIIKKHVSEGLVMARKHSLPKAIQAFIPEHQGTMAISYFYHQAQQMAKEDPSLKVDKADFSYDGPIPQSRETGIVMLADSCEAALRSLKDATGEQALTMVNNILRARWQDDQLVDSGITRDEMSKIAQIFVEVWQQFHHKRIAYPKLTASK, encoded by the coding sequence ATGAAAACTCAGCAATTTTTGCAGTCCTTGACCCAACAATTGAGGCAATGGCGGCGATGGTACAAAGTGCTATGGCGTAATGGTAAGTTGTTTGGGAGTAGTCCCAGCAGTAAAACCCGCAGGGAGAAACGAACAAGGGCTGTGCTCAAGAATATAGTTCTGTATTTATCCACAAATAGTGGCACAGGCGGACAGCGAAAGCCAAGACAAGCATCCAGATCGGTTAATAGTAACAGTGGCATTAATGCTATTGTTTTCGGCTGGATGCATGAACAGCGTTCCTCAGTGATTTTAGTGTTAGCTGTAGCATCTCTCACAGGCGTTATCGGACATAAGTTATATAACCAACCCCAGTTACAAGTGGGTACTCTGGCGCCACAGACATTTACAGCGCCTTATACCGATCGCATTGAAGATCAAAAACAAACAGCAGTTCAGCGCAAAGCCGTCAGTCAAAGTTCCATCCCTGTTTTGATGATTGATGCCGAAACGAATGAACTAATTGAGCAAAAGTTGCGACAACTTCTGAATGATGGTAATGAAATTCGTGCCGTTGCTGGGTCTTTTCCGTTTTTTGATACTTTAGTTTTGTCCATCTCTACCCAGCGTTATCTTCGCGCTTGTTCCAACTCAGAATGGCAACAGCTGCAAGTAGCTATAGAAAAAAAACAAAAATTAGGATTTTCGCGGCCATTGCTGAGGAATAGAGAATCACAGGAGAATTCTTCCCAATCAGCACTTAGCACTCAGAATAATGGCTTTACTCAAACAGTGGCGGAACTAGAAGCTTACCGCATCACAACTTCAGAACAAAACTTGTCTTCACTAATTACCCAAATCTCTCAAGCCAGGAAAGGATACGCTCAAGCGATCGCCAAATTTGTCAAGTTAGAGACTCTCAAGCCAGAAACAATATACGAGTCAACTGATTTTCTGGATTTGTCAGATGAGGACTGGGGAAGAACAAGAACGGGAATCCAACAGAGTGCAGAGCGAATTCTTACCCAAGGTATCCCCTACGGTTTACCACCGAATATTTTAGATGATGCGGTGAGCCTACAAGTACAGATGCTTGTACCCAGTGATGCCGAACCTTTGGCAGTCAAACTGTTGTTGGCTGTACTCCAACCGAATTTAAAGCAAGATCAAGAACAAACGAAACAACGTGCGCAACAGGCGGCTGCCGAGGTGCCAGCCGTGTTCATGGAGGTGCGCCTAGGAGAGGTGATTGTCAATAAGGGAGAGACAATTACAGTCTGGAAATTTGAGGTGCTCGAACATTATCGCCTGATTCGTCGGCAGGTGAATTGGCAGGGGCTGGTAGGGTTGGCAAGCTTTGTAACTACAACAGTTGGGATTTTTGTTTGGGTAGAGCGACGAACTAAATGTCACTTGCGACAACGCGATCGCCTTTTGGTGTTGCTGCTTACGCTGAGTACGCCCGGGGTATTAGCGCTGGGTTTGCCATACACCACTTGGAGTGCCCTAGGTTTGTTGTTGGGTAGCTTCTATGGCCCGACTTTAAGTTTGACGGTAGTGGGGCTGCTGTTGCTGATGTTACCCATTAGTCTGGAAATCGGTAAGATTTGGCTTGTGGCTGGTGCAGCGGGTGGAATCTTGAGCAGTTGTGTGGCCCAAAGACTGCGATCGCGTGAGGAATTAGCACTATTGGGTGTTGCTATTGCCTTAACTCAAGGCGGTATTTATCTGCTGCTGAAGATGTTCATCGGTGAGGCTTTTGGTTCAGCTTGGTATATCGTCCTCCAAGAAGCGGTGTTCTTTGCTTTATCTGGTTTAGCTTGGAGTGTTGTGGCTTTGGGCTTGAGTCCTTATCTGGAAAAACTATTTGATTTAGTCACGCCGATTCGGTTAGCAGAATTGGCCAACCCTAACCGTTCTTTGTTAAAACGACTCGCTACCGAAACTCCGGGAACCTTTCAACACACTTTGTTTGTTGCTACTTTGGCTGAAGCTGCTGCCAAACAACTCGGATGTAATGTCGAACTGGTAAGGGCTGGGACGCTGTACCACGATATCGGTAAAATGCACGACCCTCTGGGCTTTATTGAAAATCAAATGGGGGGGCCGAATAAACATGAGACGGAGATTAATGACCCTTGGAAGAGTGCGGCAATTATCAAAAAGCACGTCAGTGAAGGGTTGGTGATGGCACGTAAACACAGTTTACCAAAGGCAATTCAAGCTTTTATTCCTGAACATCAGGGAACAATGGCGATCTCCTATTTTTATCACCAAGCACAGCAAATGGCTAAAGAAGACCCCAGTTTAAAAGTAGACAAGGCAGATTTTAGCTACGATGGCCCAATTCCCCAGTCGCGCGAAACAGGCATTGTCATGTTGGCAGATTCCTGTGAGGCAGCTTTGCGATCGCTTAAAGACGCCACTGGTGAACAAGCCTTAACAATGGTTAACAACATTCTCCGTGCTAGATGGCAAGATGACCAACTGGTAGATTCAGGAATCACACGGGACGAAATGTCAAAAATTGCCCAAATATTCGTGGAAGTTTGGCAGCAATTCCATCACAAACGCATTGCTTATCCCAAGTTAACGGCTAGTAAGTAA
- a CDS encoding RNA-guided endonuclease InsQ/TnpB family protein yields MLKLNHAKIVVEDLNILGMLSNHKLAQVIADCGFYELKRQLEYKAKKFGCEIFIADRWYPSSKTCSHCGYQKEKLSLSQRTYHCEHCGFEMDRDLNAAINLSRQALA; encoded by the coding sequence CTGTTAAAACTAAACCACGCAAAAATAGTAGTAGAAGATTTAAATATTTTAGGTATGTTGTCAAATCATAAATTAGCCCAAGTAATAGCTGATTGTGGATTTTATGAGTTGAAGCGTCAGCTAGAATATAAAGCTAAAAAATTTGGTTGTGAAATCTTCATTGCTGATAGATGGTATCCATCTAGTAAAACCTGTTCTCATTGTGGATATCAGAAAGAAAAACTTTCTTTGTCCCAAAGAACTTATCACTGTGAGCACTGCGGTTTTGAGATGGATAGGGATCTAAATGCAGCAATTAACCTATCGCGTCAGGCTTTGGCGTAA
- a CDS encoding ADP-ribosylglycohydrolase family protein, translating into MRYSLVSRFRGTILGAFLGESLAKGGENPINCACGTGTMVILGAESLIALGSLDLNDWLKRHQQAPVHLQVTDVSSAKIILATLPITLFFHEDKIKLREKLLQGAQLWENDPLVRDGILAVGYAVAQSLTEKLDPIQIIPQIISFLGDTQTSLPQQLLKVNILLNEGAGLEKAQAELNREEKISNTIAIAFYCFLSTLEDFRLAVLRATHNDDSQATGAITGALSGAYNSTVGIPANWLFLYSPKNSPAWEQSSFSQMVELADALAAVWSGVYNLDLHPRELTAEKCATSFDSATRTVFAAPRVIRSR; encoded by the coding sequence ATGCGCTACTCTCTCGTAAGTCGGTTTAGAGGCACAATACTTGGGGCATTCCTGGGGGAAAGTTTAGCCAAGGGCGGTGAAAACCCGATCAATTGCGCCTGTGGTACTGGCACAATGGTGATCCTGGGTGCTGAAAGTTTAATCGCACTTGGCTCTTTAGATTTAAATGATTGGCTAAAGCGTCACCAACAAGCACCTGTTCATTTGCAAGTAACTGATGTCTCTTCGGCAAAAATAATTTTGGCCACCCTACCAATAACACTCTTTTTTCACGAAGATAAGATTAAACTACGGGAAAAATTGCTGCAAGGAGCGCAACTCTGGGAAAATGACCCATTGGTCAGGGATGGAATACTCGCAGTTGGATATGCTGTTGCTCAATCCCTCACAGAAAAACTTGATCCCATCCAGATAATCCCCCAAATCATTTCTTTTCTCGGAGATACACAAACTTCTCTACCACAACAATTATTGAAAGTCAATATATTATTAAATGAAGGTGCTGGGTTAGAAAAAGCGCAAGCCGAGTTAAATCGGGAAGAAAAGATCAGTAACACGATCGCGATCGCATTTTACTGTTTTCTGAGTACCCTAGAAGATTTCCGTCTGGCAGTTTTACGGGCTACTCACAACGACGATTCCCAAGCTACAGGTGCAATTACTGGCGCTTTATCTGGAGCATATAACAGCACAGTGGGCATTCCCGCCAATTGGCTCTTTTTGTACTCGCCAAAAAATTCGCCAGCTTGGGAACAGAGCAGCTTTTCCCAGATGGTAGAATTAGCGGACGCACTCGCGGCTGTGTGGTCAGGGGTTTATAATCTAGACCTACATCCAAGGGAGTTAACAGCAGAGAAATGTGCCACGTCTTTTGATTCGGCGACACGAACTGTATTTGCAGCTCCTCGCGTCATCCGCTCACGTTAA
- the aroQ gene encoding type II 3-dehydroquinate dehydratase: MIARAVANILKILELTLPPLSILVLHGPNLNLLGQREPGIYGSLTLAEINCLLEAEGLKLQAKVAPVQSNHEGILVDTIHGALGQHQGILINAGAYTHTSVALRDAIAGVNLPTVEVHLSNIYRREDFRHHSYIAPVAIGQISGFGVQSYLLGLQALIHYLRNDQGTST; the protein is encoded by the coding sequence ATGATCGCTCGCGCCGTCGCTAATATCCTCAAGATACTGGAGTTGACGTTGCCACCTTTAAGTATTCTCGTACTGCATGGGCCAAACCTAAATTTGCTAGGACAACGCGAACCAGGAATTTATGGTTCCTTGACCCTAGCAGAAATTAATTGCCTGTTAGAAGCAGAAGGACTCAAGTTACAGGCGAAAGTCGCGCCTGTGCAGTCAAATCATGAAGGGATTTTAGTAGATACTATTCATGGGGCATTAGGGCAACATCAGGGAATTTTGATCAATGCAGGGGCATATACCCACACAAGTGTGGCATTAAGAGATGCGATCGCTGGGGTAAATTTGCCTACAGTTGAAGTACATTTAAGTAACATCTACCGCCGAGAAGATTTCCGTCATCATTCTTACATCGCTCCAGTAGCGATTGGGCAAATTAGTGGCTTTGGTGTTCAAAGCTATTTGCTGGGATTACAGGCTTTGATTCATTATCTCAGAAATGATCAAGGAACAAGTACCTAG